The following are encoded in a window of Brettanomyces bruxellensis chromosome 9, complete sequence genomic DNA:
- a CDS encoding uncharacterized protein (BUSCO:EOG09262WXK) encodes MSTKHSSEKLERFTRPLPIKVIQIPPVYPGNPVSWVVAACSFIYQAITLCNKKIDILYDEEECCFKVTNCKDANYLWESGFYGKGSLSRSEPTWIARAEKRILGVNAKEITGEEIVKYRRQLREAYKKDRNEFLLRERNYKLSGDKDKLAELEVERTKLSERRDLISRARPPSSSFNQNNLRAEDRELMIDGHTVRNIEYLQLTHCESLFLSYIGAARVTAGKGDEVKVLSTIRLLKEQTLQFGNASPQNDFLIQFVVYMHYKSLGWCVKSGLKFSSDYVLYQRGPPFHHAAFAVTVMNNTSKQRLKNWTHFGSIFRVVSAVKKTMILCYVDSPSKEMFEQVWNSLDGRDPEGLIRLLNLYTIQEIVYKRWTPSRTRV; translated from the coding sequence ATGTCTACAAAGCATAGCAGCGAGAAGCTGGAAAGATTCACCAGACCCCTTCCTATTAAGGTTATCCAAATACCGCCAGTTTATCCAGGAAATCCAGTGTCTTGGGTTGTTGCAGCCTGTTCCTTCATTTATCAAGCAATCACCCTTtgcaacaagaaaattgacATTCTGTACGATGAGGAGGAGTGCTGCTTTAAAGTGACAAACTGCAAAGATGCAAACTATCTTTGGGAGTCCGGCTTTTATGGCAAGGGCTCACTTTCACGTTCAGAGCCCACATGGATAGCACGAGCTGAAAAGCGTATTTTGGGAGTTAATGCAAAGGAGATAACGGGTGAGGAGATAGTGAAGTACAGAAGACAATTGAGGGAAGCatataaaaaagatagaaaCGAGTTTCTTTTGCGCGAGAGAAATTATAAGTTATCTGGAGATAAGGACAAACTAGCAGAGCTGGAAGTTGAACGTACAAAGTTGAGTGAGAGGCGTGATTTGATTAGTAGAGCTCGTCCTCCATCAAGTTCTTTTAATCAAAATAATCTTCGTGCGGAAGATCGAGAGCTTATGATAGATGGTCACACAGTTCGAAATATCGAGTATTTGCAGCTCACCCACTGTGAGTCTCTCTTTCTCAGTTATATAGGTGCTGCGAGAGTGACTGCTGGCAAGGGTGATGAAGTCAAGGTGCTTTCAACAATCAGGCTTTTGAAAGAGCAGACTTTACAGTTTGGTAACGCTTCTCCACAGAATGattttttgattcaatTTGTCGTTTACATGCATTACAAGTCTTTGGGATGGTGTGTGAAGAGCGGCCTCAAATTCTCTTCGGATTACGTTTTATATCAGAGGGGCCCACCTTTCCATCATGCCGCTTTTGCCGTTACCGTTATGAATAACACTTCGAAGCaaagattgaaaaattggaCGCATTTCGGATCTATTTTTCGTGTTGTGTCTGCTGTCAAGAAAACAATGATTCTTTGCTATGTTGATTCACCTTCCAAGGAGATGTTCGAACAGGTTTGGAACTCTTTGGATGGACGCGATCCCGAGGGCTTGATCCGATTGCTAAACTTGTACACGATCCAGGAGATTGTTTACAAGAGATGGACGCCAAGTCGTACGAGAGTGTAG
- the GLN4 gene encoding Glutaminyl-tRNA synthetase, whose amino-acid sequence MASEEPISEDKLVELFSKVGFDDKRIKEIMSNKKISQSLGELIELTGSIQNGEQLDKSKDALLHNVANMLKGKHFKHIDTLVKYIVSDKLTTNLQIKEAFKYIKAHQDQDAKAVFNEAAFEEESGVGINVSPAQVKAEIGKYFEENKDEVIATRYRAVPKIFAHVKGIKALKWASPSLFKPTIDAFLLEYLGPKDERDTQKPKKSGKKKQAKNAKKDSKHAESDLTSGKSHNMFTEGFLGDLHKPGEEPQKWSDVIQAHRDFIQGHVYTRFPPEPNGFLHIGHSKAIMVNFGFAKYNDGKCYLRFDDTNPEAEDQIYFDSIKRCVKWLGYKPWKITYSSDYFDRLYELAEQLIKTGYGYVDHSTPEQVKEQRGIKADGTPGGKRTASPWRERPAEESLADFRKMRDGFYKPGEATLRMKQDLNSPSPQMWDLVAYRVLDKPHPRTGSKWKIYPTYDFTHCLVDSFENITHSLCTTEFIMSRKSYEWLCDVLHVYRPPQREYGRLNITGTVLSKRKIAKLVKGKYVRSWDDPRLYTLESLRRRGVPPGAILTFINTLGVTTSTTNIQVTRFESAVRDYLNDTTPRLMMIVDPLKVVLDNVPDDFGETVELPYKPGNNSMGSHTLTLTKIFYIDASDYRDEKSKGYFRLAPGQPVGLMRVPHNIAVKSVEKDENTGKPALVHAEYIEEENTGKKSKPKAYIQWVPISESQNSPVKISEVRVYNQLFKSENPDSNPDGYLADLNKESEEVISGALIEPAFRDIEARSPLNIPFSDPRFSIKEEKGPETVRFQAVRVGYFCVDKESSDEKLVLNRVVTLKEDSAKN is encoded by the coding sequence ATGGCAAGCGAAGAACCGATTTCCGAGGATAAGCTCGTGGAGCTTTTCTCCAAGGTTGGTTTTGATGATAAGAGAATCAAGGAGATTATGAGCAACAAAAAGATCTCACAATCATTGGGAGAACTTATTGAATTGACGGGAAGCATTCAGAATGGTGAACAGCTTGACAAGTCAAAGGATGCTTTATTGCATAATGTGGCAAACATGCTTAAGGGAAAGCATTTCAAGCACATTGATACACTAGTCAAGTATATTGTGTCGGACAAGCTCACCACAAACTTGCAGATTAAAGAGGCATTCAAGTACATAAAGGCACATCAGGACCAAGATGCAAAGGCTGTGTTTAACGAGGCGGCGTTTGAGGAAGAGTCTGGTGTGGGAATAAACGTTTCTCCAGCTCAGGTTAAGGCAGAAATCGGCAAGTACTTTGAGGAAAACAAGGATGAAGTCATCGCTACCAGGTACAGAGCAGTGCCTAAGATCTTTGCACACGTCAAGGGAATCAAGGCGCTCAAATGGGCATCGCCCTCGCTCTTCAAGCCTACCATTGATGCATTTTTGCTCGAGTATCTAGGACCAAAAGACGAGAGAGACACCCAGAAGCCCAAGAAAAGCggcaagaagaagcaggCGAAGAATGCCAAGAAGGATTCCAAGCATGCAGAATCGGACTTGACCTCTGGAAAGTCACACAACATGTTTACAGAGGGATTTCTTGGGGATCTTCACAAGCCGGGAGAAGAGCCTCAAAAATGGTCAGATGTGATCCAGGCACACCGTGATTTCATCCAAGGTCACGTGTACACGCGATTTCCACCAGAGCCGAACGGATTCTTGCATATTGGCCACTCGAAGGCCATCATGGTGAATTTCGGATTTGCGAAGTACAACGATGGAAAATGTTATCTTCGTTTTGATGACACGAATCCAGAGGCAGAGGACCAGATTTACTTCGATTCCATAAAGCGGTGCGTGAAATGGCTTGGATACAAGCCTTGGAAAATCACATATTCGTCAGATTACTTCGACAGGTTGTACGAGTTGGCCGAGCAGCTTATTAAGACTGGATACGGGTATGTGGACCACTCAACTCCGGAACAGGTGAAGGAGCAGCGAGGAATTAAAGCCGACGGAACGCCCGGCGGCAAGAGAACGGCCTCTCCATGGAGAGAGAGACCTGCAGAAGAATCGTTGGCAGATTTCAGGAAGATGAGAGATGGATTCTACAAACCGGGAGAGGCCACCTTGAGAATGAAGCAGGACTTGAACTCTCCTTCTCCCCAGATGTGGGATTTGGTGGCCTACCGAGTGCTCGACAAGCCACATCCAAGAACTGGCTCCaagtggaaaatatatCCAACTTACGACTTTACGCACTGCCTTGTCGATTCGTTTGAGAACATCACGCATTCCTTATGCACGACTGAGTTTATCATGAGCAGGAAGAGTTACGAGTGGCTTTGCGACGTTTTGCATGTGTACAGACCACCTCAGCGTGAATATGGACGGTTGAACATTACTGGAACAGTTCTGTCCAAGAGGAAGATTGCCAAACTTGTCAAAGGCAAGTATGTGAGGTCGTGGGATGACCCTAGGCTCTACACTTTGGAGTCTTTGAGGAGAAGAGGAGTTCCTCCAGGGGCCATTTTGACCTTTATCAACACGTTGGGTGTGACAACTTCCACCACCAACATTCAGGTGACTCGTTTTGAGAGTGCGGTCCGCGACTATTTGAACGACACCACTCCAaggttgatgatgatcGTCGATCCGTTGAAGGTTGTTTTGGACAACGTTCCGGACGACTTTGGCGAGACTGTTGAGCTCCCATACAAGCCAGGAAACAATTCCATGGGTTCGCACACTTTGACTTTGACCAAAATCTTCTATATTGATGCATCCGACTACCGGGATGAGAAATCCAAGGGTTACTTCCGTTTGGCACCTGGCCAGCCGGTTGGTTTGATGAGGGTTCCACACAATATTGCAGTGAAGTCAGTTGAGAAAGACGAAAACACCGGAAAGCCGGCTTTGGTCCACGCCGAGTACATAGAGGAGGAGAATACGGGAAAGAAGTCGAAACCCAAGGCATACATCCAGTGGGTTCCGATTTCCGAGTCCCAGAACTCGCCTGTGAAAATATCAGAGGTCCGTGTTTACAACCAGCTTTTCAAGTCCGAGAATCCAGACTCCAACCCTGATGGATACCTTGCTGATCTCAACAAGGAGTCCGAGGAAGTTATTAGTGGTGCTTTGATCGAGCCTGCCTTTAGAGATATTGAGGCTAGGTCTCCTTTAAATATTCCATTCTCGGACCCTCGGTTCTCCATTAAGGAGGAAAAGGGCCCTGAAACAGTCCGTTTCCAGGCTGTCAGAGTTGGTTACTTCTGTGTTGATAAGGAGTCTTCTGATGAGAAGCTTGTTTTGAACAGAGTTGTCACTCTTAAGGAGGATTCTGCAAAGAACTGA
- a CDS encoding uncharacterized protein (CAZy:CBM21): MPYLGPRSFETAPLTASNLSCLNSELGQRVNAPSSSEVTAKSTGVPLVCSKVPDEIISKEMKGSSSTSNQSSEFDSIQSSTSRDSSSRSADDELIVSTPLSSVSSTGSSSSLHTFDVPVNLPSRESTISQGDNQTIVGDDENKTIVSEKPTDLNLNNPALHFSMMASKPTNHSSSSSSNLQRQSLGTPLKRIAKSFVDNTSSTKPHIQRPRLLRKKSGEPIKSSLKLPSLVRSESMPNSKSVRFAPQLADVKFFFRTEKPAAVSKETSTVHHVHSKKPVWDFGMSSGSSDEEEEDNDSLLGNEECWELVSNDSAPSKMDVNFARFSTGRPVVLESVKLNCSRTSLIGFVYVKNVAYQKKIVIRLTTDDWKSYMEVDSANYISSNHIFKYSDTSSSYDKFSFILKLDSICSNKPLVCVKYCVQYISGGHVYWDSNHGRNFSLMLKRAGSTTGVRVSGHHSSSRTSFSSVERSLFAPDDVGFKLKKNDNFNESFNSSEKFEFQPKKAKNYLLKKIQSESCISSLATHHLSVASLNAARIPRSARPASAIRSEFAPSIHYRKAFMSARKPSFAPQRPRPVAFGTVNDFNDYNQIVKNFCFCGSDTNPAGSSYNSPSHMNYAAAAAAGGRSLNNDFSSLCLS, encoded by the coding sequence ATGCCATACCTAGGTCCAAGATCGTTCGAAACAGCACCTCTAACCGCATCAAATTTATCTTGCTTGAATAGTGAGCTGGGACAAAGGGTTAATGCCCCATCATCCTCTGAAGTTACGGCGAAGAGTACAGGTGTTCCCTTAGTTTGTTCCAAAGTGCCTGATGAAATAATCAGTAAGGAGATGAAGGGCAGCAGCTCAACGTCCAATCAGAGCTCGGAGTTCGATTCCATACAATCGTCCACGTCACGTGATTCATCGTCACGATCTGCGGATGACGAACTTATTGTTTCCACACCTCTGTCTTCTGTCTCCAGCACTGGCTCAAGTAGCAGCTTGCATACTTTTGATGTTCCAGTCAACCTCCCAAGCAGAGAATCGACTATTTCTCAGGGAGACAATCAGACGATTGTTGGCGATGACGAAAATAAGACCATCGTGTCAGAAAAGCCGACCGATCTCAATCTCAACAACCCTGCCTTACACTTCTCCATGATGGCTTCGAAGCCAACAAATCattcttcctcctcatcttctAACTTGCAGAGACAGTCTCTTGGAACTCCATTAAAGAGAATTGCCAAGTCATTTGTCGACAATACCTCTTCAACCAAGCCTCACATACAGAGGCCAAGGCTTCTCAGAAAGAAGTCTGGTGAGCCTATCAAGTCATCGCTCAAGCTTCCATCCTTGGTCAGATCTGAGTCGATGCCAAATTCGAAATCCGTTCGGTTTGCACCACAGTTGGCAGACGTgaagttcttcttcagaacAGAAAAGCCGGCCGCCGTGTCCAAAGAGACCTCAACTGTGCACCATGTGCACTCAAAAAAGCCGGTTTGGGACTTTGGAATGTCTTCTGGTTCTtctgatgaagaagaagaagataatgacTCTTTGCTTGGCAATGAAGAGTGTTGGGAACTCGTGTCAAACGACTCTGCCCCATCCAAGATGGACGTCAACTTTGCCAGATTTTCGACCGGCCGGCCCGTCGTTTTGGAGTCGGTGAAACTGAATTGTTCGAGAACGTCGTTGATCGGCTTTGTGTATGTCAAAAATGTGGCGTACCAGAAGAAGATCGTTATACGGTTGACCACAGATGACTGGAAAAGCTACATGGAGGTGGATAGCGCGAACTACATTTCGTCCAATCACATCTTCAAGTACTCGGACACATCCTCAAGTTATGACAAGTTCTCATTTATCCTCAAGCTTGACTCTATATGCAGCAACAAGCCTCTGGTGTGTGTCAAGTACTGCGTTCAGTACATATCCGGTGGTCACGTATACTGGGATAGCAACCATGGCCGGAATTTCAGTCTTATGCTAAAGAGAGCTGGTTCGACTACCGGAGTAAGAGTTTCTGGTCATCATTCCTCATCTCGTACATCGTTCAGTTCGGTCGAGCGGTCGCTGTTTGCTCCAGATGATGTTGGATTTAAGCTCAAGAAGAACGATAACTTCAATGAGTCGTTCAACTCCTCTGAGAAGTTCGAGTTCCAGCCAAAGAAGGCCAAGAACTATCTTCTGAAGAAGATCCAGTCCGAATCATGCATATCATCTCTGGCTACACATCATCTATCTGTTGCTTCGTTGAACGCAGCACGCATTCCAAGGTCTGCCAGACCTGCATCTGCCATTCGGTCTGAATTTGCTCCTAGTATTCATTATAGAAAGGCCTTCATGAGTGCAAGAAAGCCATCATTTGCTCCACAAAGACCCAGACCCGTTGCTTTTGGCACAGTGAACGATTTCAATGATTACAATCAGATCGTCAAAAACTTCTGCTTCTGTGGTTCTGATACAAATCCTGCAGGCTCTTCTTACAACTCCCCAAGCCATATGAATTATGCAGCAGCAGCTGCTGCTGGTGGCCGTAGCCTAAATAAtgacttttcttcattatgCTTGAGCTAA
- a CDS encoding uncharacterized protein (SECRETED:SignalP(1-19)) produces the protein MTPLSLILTLLFTVSYVQADIFQNLFGQQMRQQEEKFDYQKKQLNSECSKYLCPESFACVSKPIDCPCPFPDSQQKCILPDRQNYVCIAKTDKADLKGFKGEIRDCSWVRKAYKGKV, from the coding sequence ATGACTCCGTTATCGTTGATACTCACATTACTATTTACCGTGTCATACGTACAAGCtgatatatttcaaaatctGTTTGGCCAGCAAATGAGACAACAGGAAGAGAAGTTTGACTATCAAAAGAAGCAACTAAACTCAGAGTGCAGCAAGTATCTCTGCCCGGAAAGTTTTGCTTGTGTTTCAAAGCCAATCGACTGCCCATGTCCATTTCCAGATTCTCAGCAGAAGTGTATTCTTCCCGATAGGCAAAATTATGTGTGCATAGCCAAGACGGACAAAGCAGATTTAAAGGGTTTCAAAGGTGAGATACGAGATTGCTCGTGGGTCAGAAAGGCATACAAGGGAAAGGTGTGA
- a CDS encoding uncharacterized protein (BUSCO:EOG09260YMF), whose translation MAKHPHSISRRDRRRFHKKHFEKLKELQEEAESFDPKDHPNLSKFSDLPLTEEMQKGLQESGFIDITDIQREAIPICLKGQDILGAAKTGSGKTLAFLVPILERLTYDKWDEMDGVGALIISPTRELAVQTYEVLLKIGKYCSLSAGLVIGGKDYKFERERIGRINILVGTPGRILQHMDESASLKLDNLHMLVFDEADRILDMGFKKTIDSILSELPPERQTMLFSATQTKSVKDLARLSLVNPKYISTSADNESLTPESLDQYYVSTELYEKVDLLWSFIKSHLKSKILVFFSSSKQVHFTYESFRKLRPGIQLLKLHGRQKEKARLETTTAFTHASHCCLFATDVVARGLDFPAVDWVIQVDCPEDAATYVHRVGRSARFGRSGKSMLMLLPSEEKPYLQRLSTKRIEVMKLKVKGSKKKSIRSQLQSLCFESPELKYLGQKAFVSYCKSIFVQKDKDVFDLTKLPLQKFAASLGLPGTPNVKFLKRAQEGKVLSESELLKMKKKKNASRKLRLLATADENGDIKDDKKSRTKYDKMFERKNQSVLSEHYLQMTEDTAGKKDGNDDDEFLTVRRKMSEVDDEELPMLEYNATSKRAIKRATSKKLSAKLKGKGSKMVFDDSGNAHPVYELQNMKDVEKEGPVDQLKEKFLKEERNKLETADVEDKNVAKERRAEKKRRRKEIERMAKEAEEDDEVHTYVVLGNENEDNQASSAEESQSGVEDDVPDLDRDLAIGAKEEEELEEKQRKRSAEDEESEEEEKEEAEPPSKRARIPNEDEEEDDVIEMEKPEGITDLEALSEKLINE comes from the coding sequence ATGGCAAAACACCCACATTCGATATCCCGAAGAGATAGGCGGAGATTTcataaaaagcatttcGAGAAGTTAAAAGAActtcaagaagaagctgaGAGCTTTGATCCTAAAGATCATCCTAACTTATCAAAGTTTTCGGATCTCCCACTTACAGAGGAAATGCAAAAGGGCCTACAAGAGTCTGGGTTTATAGATATTACAGATATTCAGCGCGAGGCTATTCCAATATGTTTAAAAGGTCAAGATATTCTAGGTGCAGCCAAAACTGGATCCGGGAAAACTTTGGCATTTCTTGTTCCAATATTAGAGAGATTGACTTACGACAAATGGGACGAAATGGATGGAGTGGGAGCTCTTATTATATCACCTACGAGGGAGTTGGCTGTTCAAACATACGAGGTTTTGCTAAAAATTGGTAAATACTGTTCGCTATCGGCAGGTTTGGTCATTGGAGGAAAAGACTACAAGTTCGAGCGGGAAAGAATTGGAAGAATTAATATATTGGTTGGAACACCGGGTAGAATTTTACAGCATATGGATGAATCTGCCTCTTTAAAGTTGGATAATTTGCATATGCTTGTTTTTGATGAAGCAGATAGAATTCTTGATATGGGTTTCAAGAAGACCATTGATAGCATATTGAGCGAGCTTCCTCCAGAAAGACAGACAATGTTGTTTTCTGCTACACAAACAAAATCAGTTAAAGACCTAGCCAGACTCTCTCTCGTGAATCCGAAGTACATATCAACTTCTGCGGATAATGAGTCTCTTACTCCCGAAAGTCTTGATCAGTATTATGTGTCCACTGAATTGTACGAAAAAGTCGATCTGTTGTGGAGCTTTATTAAGTCACACCTAAAGTCTAAAATTTTAGTGtttttctcatcatcaaaacAAGTTCATTTTACATACGAATCCTTCAGAAAGTTAAGACCGGGTATTCAGCTCCTTAAACTTCATGGACgacaaaaagagaaggcTAGGCTTGAAACTACTACGGCATTCACGCATGCAAGTCACTGTTGTCTTTTCGCTACTGACGTTGTAGCCAGAGGTTTGGATTTCCCTGCAGTTGATTGGGTTATTCAAGTTGACTGTCCGGAAGATGCAGCTACATATGTTCATAGAGTGGGAAGGTCTGCCCGTTTTGGTCGCTCAGGAAAATCTATGTTGATGTTGCTTCcaagtgaagaaaagccGTATCTTCAGAGACTTTCCACCAAGCGGATCGAAGTTATGAAGCTAAAAGTTAAAGGttccaagaagaaaagcataagGAGTCAATTACAGTCTCTATGCTTTGAAAGTCCCGAATTGAAGTACCTTGGCCAGAAGGCATTCGTTTCGTATTGTAAATCTATCTTCgttcaaaaagataaggaTGTTTTTGATCTTACAAAGCTGCCATTGCAGAAGTTTGCGGCCTCTTTAGGTCTTCCGGGTACACCAAACGTGAAGTTCTTGAAGCGGGCCCAAGAGGGAAAGGTTttatcagaatcagaattattaaaaatgaagaagaagaagaatgctTCCCGTAAGCTAAGACTGTTGGCAACGGCTGACGAGAATGGCGATATTAAAGATGATAAGAAAAGTAGGACCAAGTACGACAAAATGTTCGAAAGGAAAAACCAAAGTGTGCTCTCTGAGCATTATTTACAGATGACTGAAGACACTGCCGGTAAAAAGGAtggaaatgatgatgatgagttCCTTACGGtcagaagaaagatgtCAGAGGTGGACGATGAAGAGCTTCCTATGTTGGAATATAATGCAACTTCGAAGCGAGCAATAAAGAGAGCTACATCAAAGAAGCTTAGCGCTAAGTTGAAGGGTAAGGGGTCCAAAATGGTTTTTGATGACAGTGGAAATGCCCATCCAGTTTATGAGCTTCAGAATATGAAAGAtgtggaaaaagaaggaccAGTTGACCAGTTGAAGGAGAAGTTCTTGAAGGAGGAGCGGAACAAGTTAGAGACTgctgatgttgaagataaaaatgtGGCTAAGGAAAGAAGggcagaaaagaagagaaggagaaaggaGATTGAGAGAATGGCTAAAGAAGctgaggaagatgatgaggtCCATACTTATGTTGTTCTAGGAAATGAGAATGAAGATAACCAAGCTTCCAGTGCAGAGGAAAGTCAGTCAGGTGTGGAAGATGATGTTCCTGATTTGGATAGAGATCTCGCAATAGGAGctaaggaagaggaggaacttgaagaaaagcagagaaagagaagtgctgaagatgaagaaagcgaggaagaagaaaaagaagaagctgagCCGCCATccaaaagagcaagaattCCAAATGAagacgaagaagaagacgaCGTCATTGAAATGGAGAAACCCGAAGGTATCACAGATCTTGAGGCACTTAGTGAAAAGCTTATTAATGAGTAA
- a CDS encoding uncharacterized protein (SECRETED:SignalP(1-19)), whose translation MKFSNIILLGSALLAEVFAAPVEPNGYEEDKLDGMYYRNDEGKAVRLGRRDIDTADMPAGAWYKTVTTSVDGKYGTYLEVVYTSTIRPATTYTLQNGEITTVSSVAKSTTTQSAVIATDPAEASSEATATSSENSSPEETESYDYSSTGSDFGSSIPASTVAENSTSSAFSTSSTQSTQSTQSTTSSSASSTITSSPVSSSGVQKVTASVSYSFPSSSDSEDSVSYTPYYTETAGNGVCIVYYAEDDETESYDDDTPYTTMTLTSVVATVTLTRS comes from the exons ATGAAGTTCAGTAACATCATTCTCTTGGGCTCGGCACTTCTAGCCGAAGTGTTTGCAGCTCCAGTTGAGCCGAATGGgtatgaagaagataaattGGATGGTATGTACTACCGGAATGATGAAGGTAAAGCAGTCAGATTGGGAAGAAGAGACATTGATACTGCAGACATGCCAGCTGGTGCATGGTATAAAACCGTGACCACTTCAGTTGATGGCAAGTATGGCACATATCTTGAAGTCGTCTATACTTCGACAATCAGACCTGCCACCACCTAT ACGCTACAAAATGGTGAGATCACCACTGTTTCTTCGGTTGCAAAGTCGACAACAACACAATCTGCTGTAATTGCAACCGACCCAGCAGAAGCAAGTTCAGAGGCAACTGCAACCAGTAGTGAAAACAGCAGTCCCGAAGAGACGGAAAGTTACGATTACAGCAGTACAGGTAGTGACTTTGGAAGCTCGATTCCAGCCTCAACCGTTGCTGAAAATTCTACATCCTCCGCATTCTCCACGTCGAGCACACAATCCACACAGTCCACACAGTCCACAACTTCAAGTTCCGCATCTTCTACAATAACTTCATCACCTGTGAGCAGCTCGGGTGTGCAGAAAGTGACTGCTTCTGTCAGCTACTCCTTCCCTTCGAGTTCCGATTCTGAAGACAGTGTTTCGTACACTCCTTACTATACAGAAACGGCAGGTAATGGTGTGTGTATCGTCTACTATGCAGAGGATGACGAAACAGAGTCATACGATGATGATACCCCTTACACTACGATGACTCTCACCTCGGTTGTTGCTACTGTTACTCTAACACGGAGCTGA